In Lactococcus garvieae subsp. garvieae, the following proteins share a genomic window:
- a CDS encoding metallophosphoesterase, whose translation MFVVMSDSHTDRDVIKKIKKRYEGTASALFHCGDSELPSNDEIWQGINVVAGNCDYDEGYSEIKMVDVEGKKVLIAHGHQFYVGLGLDRYSYFAEEKEADIALFGHIHQPVAQMIGNTLYINPGSVSQPRGNINIKMYAVVTVLEYGYKVSYRDLEHQEIPGLQFTFEL comes from the coding sequence ATGTTTGTTGTAATGAGTGATTCACACACTGATCGTGACGTAATTAAAAAAATCAAAAAAAGATATGAAGGCACAGCATCAGCTTTGTTTCATTGCGGTGATTCTGAATTGCCAAGTAATGATGAAATATGGCAAGGGATAAATGTAGTTGCAGGAAATTGCGATTACGATGAAGGCTATTCTGAGATAAAAATGGTGGATGTCGAAGGAAAGAAAGTCCTTATCGCGCACGGCCACCAATTTTATGTTGGCTTAGGGCTTGATCGTTATTCTTACTTTGCAGAAGAAAAAGAAGCGGATATTGCACTTTTTGGCCATATCCATCAGCCTGTTGCACAAATGATAGGAAACACTTTGTATATTAATCCTGGTTCAGTAAGTCAGCCTAGAGGAAATATCAATATAAAAATGTACGCCGTCGTCACAGTATTAGAATATGGCTATAAGGTTTCTTATCGCGATTTAGAGCATCAGGAAATTCCGGGTCTACAATTTACTTTTGAGCTTTAG
- a CDS encoding xanthine phosphoribosyltransferase, which translates to MKLLENRIAIDGQVLGDQVLKVDSFLTHQVDYELMKAIGVRFAEVYKDKNITKVVTIEASGIAPALYAAEALGVPMVFAKKSKNITMNEELLTTEVFSFTKQITSTVSISRKFISSEDTVLLVDDFLANGQAALGLEELIKQAGAQVAGIGIVIEKSFQTGRDLLMEKGLTVTSLARIEKFESGQVVFAPADDAAWD; encoded by the coding sequence ATGAAGTTATTGGAAAATCGTATCGCAATTGATGGGCAAGTTTTGGGAGACCAAGTATTAAAAGTGGACAGCTTCCTTACACATCAGGTCGATTATGAGTTGATGAAAGCGATTGGTGTACGCTTTGCTGAAGTTTACAAAGATAAAAATATCACTAAAGTTGTAACGATTGAAGCAAGCGGTATTGCACCGGCGCTTTATGCAGCAGAAGCACTTGGTGTACCCATGGTTTTTGCTAAAAAATCCAAAAATATCACAATGAACGAAGAATTATTGACAACAGAGGTCTTTTCATTTACAAAACAAATTACTTCAACAGTTTCAATTTCTCGTAAATTTATTTCTTCTGAAGATACTGTTTTGCTTGTGGACGACTTTTTGGCAAATGGTCAAGCTGCGCTTGGTCTCGAAGAGCTGATTAAACAAGCAGGTGCACAAGTTGCCGGTATCGGTATTGTCATTGAAAAGAGTTTCCAAACAGGACGCGACCTCTTGATGGAGAAAGGCTTAACAGTGACTTCTCTAGCCCGTATTGAAAAGTTTGAGTCAGGTCAAGTCGTCTTTGCACCAGCAGATGATGCTGCTTGGGATTAA
- the xerD gene encoding site-specific tyrosine recombinase XerD, giving the protein MNLVKNMILSNEIPNFLESKNFSANTKSNYLYDLRNFAEFFEKRTVSRESLMLYRQSLKKLAVAAQRRKISSANQFLLYLYDKNLLKEYHKIQQVNAPKKEVKKKLEIKNMSSVYKPVTSPGHFLAFLILEFGLTFSEIQHLRWENFNWKFRILTVEKAGLKRVLPIRDKFALYTQRINNADELFTKSRQFLYLELKKYTDLTAKELREQYILQQVRLGKTVYELAEALGLSTTTTLEKYYK; this is encoded by the coding sequence ATGAATTTAGTAAAAAATATGATATTATCGAACGAAATTCCTAATTTTTTAGAGAGCAAAAATTTCTCAGCAAATACCAAATCAAATTATCTTTATGATTTACGAAATTTTGCCGAGTTTTTTGAGAAAAGAACAGTTTCTCGTGAGTCGCTCATGCTTTATCGCCAGTCTTTGAAAAAATTGGCTGTGGCAGCACAACGCCGCAAGATATCAAGTGCAAATCAGTTTCTACTCTATCTTTATGATAAAAATTTACTGAAAGAGTATCATAAAATTCAGCAGGTAAATGCGCCAAAGAAAGAAGTAAAGAAAAAATTAGAAATCAAGAATATGTCATCCGTTTATAAACCGGTGACTTCTCCTGGTCATTTCTTAGCATTTTTAATCCTTGAGTTTGGTTTAACTTTTTCAGAAATACAGCACTTACGGTGGGAAAATTTCAACTGGAAATTCCGAATTCTTACTGTTGAGAAAGCTGGATTAAAGCGTGTCTTACCAATACGTGATAAGTTTGCACTCTATACCCAAAGAATAAACAACGCGGATGAATTGTTTACCAAATCACGTCAATTTCTTTATTTAGAACTAAAAAAATATACGGATTTGACAGCAAAAGAATTACGCGAACAATATATCTTACAGCAAGTGCGGCTGGGCAAAACCGTATACGAATTAGCAGAAGCTCTAGGGCTATCTACAACAACTACTTTAGAGAAATACTATAAATGA
- the cbpB gene encoding cyclic-di-AMP-binding protein CbpB: MIDKAIEKYFLEQSETFIKEADDVAILCDEHNISHAKLLLSQYKYSRVPVLTKDKEFVGVLGLADIVEFEMGEDFFYEKSMNTPIAEIVDTEIETVSPSAPLEEILHKLVKEPFLPVVKRTEFVGIIARQEILKAINAFAHEFSKKYDIIERNS, encoded by the coding sequence ATGATTGATAAAGCTATTGAAAAATATTTCTTAGAACAAAGCGAAACATTTATAAAAGAGGCTGATGACGTAGCTATTTTATGTGACGAACACAATATTTCTCATGCAAAATTATTGCTCAGTCAGTATAAATATTCTAGAGTACCTGTCCTCACTAAAGATAAAGAGTTTGTAGGCGTTTTAGGGCTTGCAGATATTGTCGAATTTGAGATGGGTGAAGATTTCTTTTATGAAAAATCGATGAATACACCTATAGCGGAGATTGTGGACACTGAAATAGAAACAGTATCCCCTTCAGCACCTTTGGAAGAGATCTTGCATAAATTGGTCAAAGAGCCTTTCTTGCCTGTGGTAAAAAGAACCGAGTTTGTGGGGATTATTGCACGTCAAGAAATTCTCAAAGCCATTAACGCTTTTGCCCATGAATTTAGTAAAAAATATGATATTATCGAACGAAATTCCTAA
- a CDS encoding tRNA (cytidine(34)-2'-O)-methyltransferase, with translation MNHIALFEPRIHFNTGNIARTCAATNTTLHLIEPFGFEITDKNLKRAGLDYWDQVNIVYHKNLEDFINHVDGKLFLVSKFADQVYSDVDYTETSEDYYFLFGREDTGLPEDFMRENAEKCIRIPMNDEHVRSLNLSNTACMIVYEALRQQEFAGLELKHTYENDKLK, from the coding sequence ATGAATCATATTGCACTTTTTGAACCACGTATCCATTTTAACACTGGAAATATTGCGCGGACTTGCGCAGCTACTAATACTACCTTACATTTGATTGAGCCTTTTGGCTTTGAAATTACCGACAAAAATCTCAAAAGAGCTGGATTGGACTATTGGGATCAGGTCAACATTGTCTACCATAAAAATCTGGAAGATTTTATCAACCATGTGGATGGAAAACTCTTCTTAGTGAGCAAATTTGCAGATCAAGTATATTCAGATGTTGATTATACGGAAACTTCAGAAGACTATTACTTCCTCTTTGGACGAGAAGATACTGGTTTACCAGAAGACTTTATGCGGGAAAATGCTGAAAAATGTATTCGCATCCCAATGAACGATGAACATGTACGTAGTCTCAACCTTTCTAATACTGCGTGTATGATTGTCTATGAAGCGCTTCGTCAACAAGAATTTGCTGGTTTGGAACTTAAGCATACTTATGAAAATGACAAACTTAAATAA
- the racE gene encoding glutamate racemase, with product MDNRPIGLLDSGVGGLTVVREILRQLPNEEIVYIGDTQRAPYGPRSNEQITAFTWDMVNFLLSKNVKMIVFACNTATAVAIEEVRAALDIPVIGVILPGASSAIQKTITKKVGVIATQATVNSDQYRKVIQLKSSSVDVRSLACPEFVPLVESNGADSEEAQEIVAKALKPMVGKVDTLILGCTHYPLLRKLIQKEMGPNVQLIDSGSETVRDITVLLNYFDLNGEERQSLHHRFYTTGKAEDFQAIADRWLGSGKIIAQHTELSAEKTLLIATRNDGKTAEFKRLFEEFGYKIKNLKDYPELPDIAETGMTFEENARLKAEQIAEITGEVVIGDDSGLCVDVLGGLPGVWSHRFAGPDPTDEENIAKLLHELASTAITPERRTAHFHTTLVAAYPGHESLVVEADWQGRIGLTPQGENGFGYDPIFLVGTSDRTAAQLSAEEKNTASHRGQALQKLMTELPEWLEHIKK from the coding sequence ATGGACAACAGACCTATTGGCTTACTAGATTCAGGAGTTGGAGGCTTGACCGTTGTTCGCGAGATTCTCCGTCAATTACCAAACGAAGAAATTGTCTATATCGGTGATACGCAACGTGCGCCTTACGGGCCACGCTCAAATGAGCAGATTACTGCTTTCACTTGGGATATGGTCAATTTTTTGCTTTCTAAAAATGTAAAAATGATTGTTTTCGCTTGCAATACAGCGACAGCAGTTGCAATTGAAGAAGTAAGAGCAGCTCTTGATATTCCTGTCATAGGTGTGATTTTACCAGGTGCTTCAAGTGCGATTCAAAAAACAATCACCAAGAAAGTCGGCGTAATTGCGACACAAGCAACGGTTAATTCTGATCAATATCGTAAAGTTATTCAGCTCAAATCATCAAGTGTTGATGTGCGTAGTTTGGCTTGCCCAGAGTTTGTACCATTGGTTGAATCCAACGGTGCGGATTCGGAAGAGGCTCAAGAAATAGTAGCGAAGGCTTTAAAACCAATGGTTGGTAAAGTAGACACCTTGATTTTGGGCTGTACACATTATCCTCTTTTGCGCAAACTCATCCAAAAAGAAATGGGGCCAAATGTCCAGCTTATTGACAGTGGTTCTGAAACTGTACGCGATATCACTGTTTTACTCAACTATTTTGATCTCAACGGTGAAGAACGTCAAAGTCTCCATCACCGTTTTTATACAACAGGTAAGGCAGAAGATTTCCAAGCTATTGCGGACAGATGGCTTGGTTCTGGGAAAATTATTGCACAGCACACAGAACTATCTGCTGAAAAAACCTTGCTCATCGCCACACGTAACGATGGGAAAACCGCGGAATTCAAACGTCTATTTGAAGAATTTGGCTACAAAATTAAAAATCTTAAAGATTATCCTGAGTTACCAGATATTGCTGAAACTGGCATGACTTTTGAAGAAAATGCACGTCTCAAAGCAGAACAAATTGCTGAAATTACTGGCGAAGTTGTTATCGGTGATGATTCTGGTTTATGTGTAGATGTTTTAGGGGGCTTGCCTGGTGTCTGGAGTCATCGTTTTGCTGGACCTGATCCAACGGATGAGGAAAACATTGCCAAACTTCTCCATGAGTTAGCCTCAACGGCAATCACGCCGGAACGCCGGACGGCGCATTTCCATACGACATTAGTTGCTGCTTACCCAGGCCATGAAAGTTTGGTGGTTGAAGCAGACTGGCAAGGTCGTATTGGCCTTACGCCGCAAGGAGAAAATGGGTTTGGCTATGATCCTATCTTTTTGGTGGGAACATCAGACCGAACTGCTGCTCAGCTTAGTGCTGAAGAAAAAAATACAGCTTCACATCGTGGTCAAGCTTTACAAAAATTAATGACAGAACTCCCAGAATGGCTGGAGCACATTAAAAAATAA
- a CDS encoding segregation/condensation protein A: MSEEIKIKINDFEGPLDLLLHLVGQYKVDIFEVPLVPIIEQYLNFLKAMKTLELEIASEYMVMASQLMLIKSRRLLPTVAEEFIEDTEQLEQDLLAQIDEYRKYKALSQDIAQMHEARSQYYSKAKTEIIGEDAVLLQDHNSLDLFLAFSNVLALQKQSFTDENTTIEAEKFSISDKIVELSRYFLKKKTCKFSSLFSKKTSKEELLTTFMALLELIKTQQVTFKQEKVFGEILLERGQTKDEQSE, translated from the coding sequence ATGAGTGAAGAAATAAAGATAAAAATCAATGATTTTGAAGGCCCTTTAGATTTACTTTTGCACTTGGTTGGGCAATATAAAGTTGATATTTTTGAGGTACCTTTGGTTCCGATCATTGAGCAATATTTGAACTTTTTGAAGGCTATGAAAACCTTGGAGTTAGAAATTGCCAGTGAATATATGGTCATGGCGAGTCAGTTAATGCTGATAAAATCCCGTCGTCTTTTACCTACAGTTGCTGAAGAATTCATCGAAGATACTGAACAGCTTGAACAAGATTTGCTGGCACAAATCGATGAGTATCGAAAATATAAAGCTTTATCCCAAGATATCGCCCAGATGCATGAGGCACGTAGCCAGTATTATTCCAAAGCTAAAACGGAAATTATTGGTGAAGATGCGGTACTTTTACAAGATCATAACAGTCTGGATTTATTTTTGGCCTTCAGCAATGTTTTGGCCTTACAAAAACAGTCCTTTACAGATGAAAATACAACAATAGAGGCAGAGAAATTCTCAATTTCCGATAAAATAGTGGAGTTGTCCCGTTACTTTTTAAAGAAAAAGACGTGCAAGTTTAGTTCTTTATTTTCGAAGAAGACATCGAAAGAAGAGCTTCTGACCACTTTCATGGCTTTGTTAGAGCTCATAAAAACACAACAAGTAACGTTTAAACAAGAAAAAGTTTTTGGTGAAATTCTATTAGAAAGAGGACAAACGAAAGATGAACAATCTGAATAA
- a CDS encoding MucBP domain-containing protein, whose amino-acid sequence MKKMTQAIALSTIVLGALSPTLQVIAETPKIAESPAVTTELSSENVEVQADSNDIASGTFGTAPWRIDSSGVLHIGAGTFSDTPVNQNGARLSPWYQWSKQITSIRFEGDVIAGNILSNLFDYLANVTHIEGIEKLNTSHTTEMQRVFGGCASLTSLDLTSWDVSNVTTIFSFLNGATNMESLNVSNWNVSNMIAITYAFSEMPKLKELDLSQWRLTPLYSAQGVFMGDSSLEALDLSGFDMTQLENSWITGYEMSRFFQNTTSLKVLKLSDKFRFWVTDSVNVELPEISANNQYTGKWQNVGTGSLTHPQGADVWTSKQLTQSFNANAKNDTYVWQPYTISAGDVTVKYVDTKGTPIADDVIKSGNIGEAYTTEQKDIPGYTFKEVQGDPSGKFTDQPQTVTYVYEETKDQSTVIVHDSELTVGEAWQPEDNFDSATDYYGNTVPFSDISVEGQVDTAKAGTYKVTYTRFVPNLFSNSENQGTYSAVATVTVKEAQPVKGGDITAKYVDTEGLEISNDVVKVGNIGEAYTTEQKDIPGYTFKEVQGNASGKFTAQAQTVTYVYTKNELPHVSGTVLVKYIDTNGHSLSEDIVKSGAIGEGYSTEKKDIKGYTFKEVRGNVAGCYTNQVQTVTYVYTKNKSISQVTATPQGEEKDPSASAKQKFLPKAGENEGMTLISFILGLTFLALALFGLTLRIKKIKK is encoded by the coding sequence ATGAAAAAAATGACTCAGGCCATTGCTTTAAGCACGATAGTATTGGGAGCTCTCTCACCAACATTACAAGTTATTGCTGAAACTCCGAAAATCGCAGAATCACCAGCAGTAACCACAGAGCTTTCATCAGAAAATGTTGAAGTCCAAGCGGACTCTAATGACATTGCATCAGGAACTTTTGGGACAGCACCATGGAGAATTGATTCATCTGGTGTGTTACATATTGGAGCTGGAACATTTTCTGACACCCCAGTTAACCAAAACGGAGCAAGACTGAGTCCTTGGTATCAATGGAGCAAACAGATAACAAGTATCCGTTTTGAAGGTGATGTTATTGCTGGAAATATACTCAGTAATCTATTTGATTATTTAGCAAATGTCACTCATATTGAAGGTATTGAAAAGCTTAATACTTCTCATACCACTGAGATGCAACGGGTGTTTGGCGGTTGTGCGAGCTTGACGAGTCTTGATTTGACTTCTTGGGATGTATCGAATGTTACAACAATTTTTTCTTTTCTTAATGGTGCGACAAATATGGAATCGTTAAACGTTTCTAATTGGAATGTTTCGAATATGATTGCAATTACTTATGCTTTTTCGGAAATGCCCAAATTAAAGGAACTCGACTTGTCTCAATGGCGATTAACCCCTTTATATTCTGCCCAAGGTGTCTTTATGGGAGATTCTTCTCTAGAAGCTCTTGATCTTTCGGGTTTTGATATGACACAACTCGAAAATTCATGGATAACAGGTTATGAGATGTCGCGTTTCTTCCAAAATACAACTTCTTTAAAGGTGCTAAAACTTAGCGATAAATTCCGTTTTTGGGTTACGGATAGTGTGAACGTGGAGCTTCCAGAAATTTCAGCAAACAATCAATATACAGGGAAGTGGCAAAATGTTGGTACAGGTTCGCTTACGCATCCGCAAGGAGCTGATGTTTGGACAAGTAAGCAACTCACTCAAAGCTTCAATGCGAATGCGAAGAACGATACCTATGTATGGCAGCCTTACACGATATCCGCAGGCGATGTGACTGTGAAGTACGTCGATACAAAAGGCACGCCTATTGCAGATGATGTCATAAAATCAGGAAATATTGGTGAAGCTTATACAACAGAACAAAAAGATATTCCAGGCTATACTTTTAAGGAAGTTCAAGGTGATCCATCCGGTAAATTTACAGATCAACCTCAAACAGTGACGTATGTTTATGAAGAGACTAAAGACCAATCAACAGTTATTGTACACGATTCAGAGTTAACAGTTGGTGAGGCATGGCAACCAGAAGATAACTTTGACAGTGCCACAGATTATTATGGCAATACGGTTCCTTTTTCAGATATAAGTGTTGAAGGGCAAGTCGATACGGCAAAAGCAGGAACTTACAAAGTCACGTATACAAGATTTGTACCTAATTTATTTTCAAACTCTGAAAATCAAGGGACATATTCTGCTGTTGCTACAGTTACTGTAAAAGAAGCTCAACCGGTAAAAGGTGGGGATATTACTGCCAAATACGTGGACACAGAGGGTCTTGAAATTTCTAATGATGTGGTAAAAGTAGGAAATATTGGTGAAGCGTATACAACAGAGCAAAAAGATATTCCGGGTTATACATTTAAAGAGGTTCAAGGTAATGCATCAGGTAAGTTCACTGCTCAAGCTCAAACTGTAACTTATGTTTATACGAAAAATGAACTCCCCCATGTGAGTGGAACAGTCCTTGTCAAATATATAGATACGAATGGCCATTCACTTTCGGAAGATATTGTAAAATCAGGAGCTATTGGAGAAGGTTATAGCACTGAAAAGAAAGATATTAAGGGCTACACTTTCAAAGAAGTGCGTGGTAATGTTGCAGGTTGTTATACAAACCAAGTACAGACGGTCACTTATGTCTATACAAAAAATAAGTCGATTTCTCAAGTAACTGCAACTCCTCAAGGTGAAGAAAAAGATCCAAGCGCTTCAGCAAAGCAAAAATTTTTGCCTAAGGCAGGCGAAAATGAAGGCATGACTCTCATTAGTTTTATTTTAGGACTTACTTTCTTGGCCTTAGCCCTGTTTGGACTTACACTTCGTATTAAGAAAATCAAGAAATAA
- a CDS encoding pseudouridine synthase, giving the protein MRINKFLAHAGVASRRKAEELILSGKVSVNNVTMTNLGYQVESGDSVEVNGVAVYNEEPVYYMLNKPRGYISSSSDDKGRQTVMDLLPSGKERIYPVGRLDWDTSGLLLLTNDGEFTNLMTHPRHGVEKVYIAKVEGQANKENLRPLTLGMTIDGKKVSPARYEIMKQDKAKNSSLVSLTIHEGQNHQVKKMFAAVGLPVQKLSRVQYGPLSLDGLVPGRYRRLTKKEVSQLVNEAKK; this is encoded by the coding sequence ATGAGAATCAATAAATTTTTGGCACATGCAGGTGTTGCCAGTCGACGTAAGGCAGAAGAACTTATTCTATCAGGAAAAGTTTCTGTCAACAACGTTACAATGACCAATCTGGGCTATCAAGTAGAATCAGGAGATAGTGTTGAGGTCAACGGTGTAGCTGTTTATAACGAAGAACCTGTTTATTATATGCTGAACAAGCCGCGTGGCTATATCTCTAGCTCAAGCGATGATAAGGGCCGTCAAACCGTTATGGATTTACTCCCTTCAGGAAAGGAACGCATTTACCCTGTCGGACGTTTAGACTGGGATACAAGTGGTCTTTTGTTGCTGACCAATGATGGAGAATTTACAAACTTAATGACACATCCGCGCCACGGTGTTGAAAAGGTTTATATCGCTAAGGTTGAAGGGCAAGCCAATAAGGAAAACTTGCGTCCCTTGACCCTAGGCATGACCATCGATGGTAAAAAGGTGAGCCCAGCACGTTATGAGATTATGAAACAGGACAAGGCGAAAAACAGCTCGCTTGTTAGCTTGACCATCCATGAAGGACAAAATCATCAAGTGAAGAAAATGTTTGCTGCAGTTGGTTTACCTGTCCAAAAACTTAGCCGTGTTCAATACGGACCGTTAAGTTTAGATGGATTAGTCCCTGGTCGCTACCGTCGCTTAACCAAAAAAGAAGTTTCACAATTGGTAAATGAAGCTAAAAAATAA
- a CDS encoding nucleobase:cation symporter-2 family protein has product MFNTKRQANGQAAVLGLQHLLAMYSGSILVPIMIASALNYSALQLTYLISADIFMCGLATLLQLKMTKNFGIGLPVVLGVAFQSVAPLIIIGQKHGDGAMFGALIASGIFVIAFAGVFSKIRKFFPPLVTGSVITTIGLTLIPVAVGNMGNNEASPTANSLLLAGFTILVIVLVNIFATGFIRSIAILIGLVAGTILAASLHMVDFSAINQAPWAHLPIPFRMAMPRFYLVDCLMMIIIAIVSMVESTGVYLALSDLTGEELSEKRLRNGYRSEGLAVLLGGIFNTFPYTGFSQNVGLVQLSGIKSRKPIYFTAGFLIVLGLIPKFAAIAQLIPVPVLGGAMLIMFGMVAMQGVNMLGTVDYKDNQNLLIVAVSVGMGVGFNSSNLFVSLPSWAQIFLSNGIVVSTVSAILLNLVLNSERKSKVNLTSTEFTQ; this is encoded by the coding sequence ATGTTTAATACAAAAAGACAAGCCAACGGTCAAGCTGCAGTTTTAGGTTTGCAGCATTTACTTGCGATGTACTCGGGCTCAATCTTAGTACCCATCATGATTGCCTCAGCTTTAAATTATAGTGCTTTGCAGTTAACCTACTTAATTTCAGCTGATATTTTTATGTGTGGTTTAGCGACTTTGTTGCAATTAAAGATGACCAAAAACTTTGGGATTGGTCTTCCAGTTGTCTTGGGTGTTGCTTTTCAGTCCGTTGCGCCATTGATTATTATTGGCCAAAAGCATGGTGATGGTGCGATGTTTGGTGCCTTAATTGCCTCAGGTATTTTCGTTATCGCTTTTGCAGGTGTTTTCTCTAAAATTCGTAAATTCTTCCCACCACTTGTGACTGGTTCAGTAATTACCACGATTGGTTTAACTTTAATTCCTGTTGCGGTAGGAAATATGGGAAATAACGAAGCATCTCCTACAGCCAACAGTCTCTTACTTGCGGGATTTACCATCTTAGTCATTGTCTTGGTAAATATCTTTGCCACAGGCTTCATTCGTTCTATTGCTATCTTGATTGGTCTAGTTGCAGGAACAATTTTAGCAGCCAGCTTACATATGGTGGACTTCTCTGCGATCAATCAAGCACCTTGGGCCCACTTGCCGATTCCTTTCCGCATGGCAATGCCCCGTTTTTATCTGGTGGACTGTTTGATGATGATTATTATCGCCATTGTTTCAATGGTTGAATCAACAGGTGTTTACTTGGCTTTGTCTGACTTGACGGGTGAGGAACTATCTGAAAAACGTTTGCGTAATGGCTATCGCTCAGAAGGTCTCGCTGTTTTGCTTGGCGGAATCTTCAATACTTTCCCCTACACAGGTTTCTCACAAAATGTTGGCTTAGTACAATTGTCAGGTATTAAATCACGTAAGCCTATTTATTTCACTGCTGGCTTCTTGATTGTTTTAGGCTTGATTCCTAAGTTTGCGGCAATTGCTCAACTTATTCCAGTTCCCGTACTTGGTGGAGCCATGCTCATCATGTTTGGAATGGTTGCCATGCAAGGTGTGAATATGCTTGGAACAGTAGATTACAAAGATAATCAAAACCTGCTTATCGTTGCTGTTTCAGTTGGAATGGGCGTTGGTTTTAACTCAAGCAACCTTTTTGTAAGTCTACCAAGTTGGGCACAAATCTTCCTTTCTAATGGAATTGTTGTAAGTACTGTTTCAGCTATCTTGCTTAATCTCGTTTTAAATTCAGAGCGTAAATCAAAAGTCAACTTAACTTCAACAGAATTCACACAGTAA
- the scpB gene encoding SMC-Scp complex subunit ScpB has translation MNKTATLELLLFVAGEEGLELNQLSELSGMSKFACEQQIERLIEKYQGDEESALTIIETAGKYKLATKDSFADILKNYAKTPLNQSLSRSALEVLSIIAYKQPITRLEIDQLRGVNSSGTLSTLRAYDLVEKTGTLEVVGRPGLYGTTEFFLDYIGINDLSELPEIDESQFIGEKQVLFNENEELNENQ, from the coding sequence CTGAATAAGACAGCCACTTTGGAACTGTTACTCTTTGTTGCGGGTGAAGAAGGGCTGGAGTTAAACCAATTATCAGAGCTTTCGGGTATGAGTAAGTTTGCTTGTGAACAACAAATTGAGCGCCTTATTGAGAAGTATCAAGGCGATGAAGAATCTGCGCTAACCATTATCGAAACAGCTGGGAAATATAAATTAGCAACGAAAGATAGCTTTGCAGACATCCTTAAAAACTATGCGAAGACACCCCTCAATCAAAGTCTTTCACGTTCTGCCTTAGAAGTACTTTCGATTATTGCCTATAAACAGCCGATTACGCGCCTGGAAATCGATCAATTACGTGGTGTCAACTCTAGTGGAACGCTCTCAACACTGCGTGCTTATGATTTGGTAGAAAAGACAGGCACGCTTGAAGTCGTTGGTCGTCCAGGACTTTATGGCACAACAGAGTTCTTTTTAGATTATATTGGTATCAATGACTTGTCAGAGCTACCAGAAATAGATGAAAGCCAATTTATTGGCGAAAAACAAGTATTATTTAACGAAAATGAGGAATTAAATGAGAATCAATAA
- a CDS encoding YneF family protein translates to MNLFVAILLMIVFAIAGFAGGAWFTQKQTKKLLMDNPPLNEDAVRMMMGSMGRKPSEAQVQQVLRQIRSAAKQADTKKK, encoded by the coding sequence ATGAATTTATTTGTTGCAATTTTACTTATGATTGTCTTTGCCATTGCTGGTTTTGCTGGGGGCGCTTGGTTTACACAAAAACAAACTAAAAAGCTCTTGATGGATAACCCACCATTGAATGAAGATGCAGTACGTATGATGATGGGTTCAATGGGACGCAAACCATCTGAAGCACAAGTACAACAAGTGCTTCGTCAAATTCGTAGTGCAGCTAAACAAGCAGACACTAAGAAAAAATAA